A window of Halomicrobium zhouii genomic DNA:
TCGTACATCCGGCCGTCCTCGCGGTCCCAGAGGTACGACTGGCCGCTCTCGACGGTCGATTGCAGGTCGAATCCACCCGGCAGCGAACTGACGTCGACGTGCCCGCGTTCCATCTACCGGTTCCTGTCGGTCAGGCGGCTTTGGCCTTTCGAGTCAACCGGCCGAACCTTCTTGGTAGTGGGTGTCGAACCGCTCACATATGGACTGCAGAGTCGTCGTCGAGGCGGCCGTCCCCGTATACGACGTCGAAACGGCCGACGAGGCGGTCAGGATAGCCATCTCGAAGACGGGCGAGATGCTCAACCCCGACCTCAACTACGTCGAGATCAACATGGGCGAACGGGCCTGCCCGCACTGCCACGAGGAACTGGAACCGGCGTTCGTCGCCGCTGACGAGAGCCTTGTCGCGCTCGAACTGGAGATGACCGTCTTCAACGTCGAACGCGACGAACACGCCGCCCGGATCGCCCGCAAGGAGATCGGTCAACGGCTCGAGAACATCCCACTCGAAGTCCTCGAGATCGAGGACGTTCCGGACGAAGACGATGACGACGATGCACTCGAGGCGGAGACGGACGACGAGGGAGAGACGGAGAGCACAGCGTCGAACTCGATCAGTGACGCCGACCAGCCCGTCGATGGTGACGAAGCCGGTCAAGGGGACGACGACGAGGACGTGCTGCCCGAGTTCGAGGAACTGATCGACGAGTAACGCCCGAATCGCGACGGTTCGGCCGCTGGAGTTCGTTCACGCGCGGGAGAGC
This region includes:
- a CDS encoding DUF555 domain-containing protein, translating into MDCRVVVEAAVPVYDVETADEAVRIAISKTGEMLNPDLNYVEINMGERACPHCHEELEPAFVAADESLVALELEMTVFNVERDEHAARIARKEIGQRLENIPLEVLEIEDVPDEDDDDDALEAETDDEGETESTASNSISDADQPVDGDEAGQGDDDEDVLPEFEELIDE